The following are from one region of the Strigops habroptila isolate Jane chromosome 22, bStrHab1.2.pri, whole genome shotgun sequence genome:
- the LOC115602616 gene encoding myosin-6, with protein sequence MAEAALAALGAAAPFLRPSEAERAAAQTRPFEPRAECFVPHPRHEFVRGRITERRGADVTVQTELGETVTVKEADVHPQNPPKFDKMEDMAMLTFLHEPAVLFNLKERYAAWMIYTYSGLFCVTVNPYKWLPVYNAEVVAAYRGKKRSEAPPHIFSISDNAYQNMLTDRENQSILITGESGAGKTVNTKRVIQYFASIAAIGDRKKEATNSSKGTLEDQIIQANPALEAFGNAKTVRNDNSSRFGKFIRIHFGATGKLASADIETYLLEKSRVIFQLKAERNYHIFYQILSNKKPELLEMLLITTNPYDYSYVSQGEVTVASIDDAEELLATDSAFDVLGFTGEEKAGVYKLTGAIMHFGNMKFKQKQREEQAEPDGTEDADKSAYLMGLNSADLLKGLCHPRVKVGNEYVTKGQNVQQVYYSIGALAKAVYEKMFNWMVVRINNSLETKQPRQYFIGVLDIAGFEIFDFNSFEQLCINFTNEKLQQFFNHHMFVLEQEEYKKEGIEWEFIDFGMDLQACIDLIEKPMGIMSILEEECMFPKASDMTFKAKLYDNHLGKSANFGKPRNIKGKTEAHFSLVHYAGTVDYNIIGWLEKNKDPLNETVVGLYQKSGLKLLASLFSNYAGTDTGGDGGKGKGAKKKGSSFQTVSALHRENLNKLMTNLKTTHPHFVRCLIPNERKEPGVMDNPLVMHQLRCNGVLEGIRICRKGFPNRILYGDFRQRYRILNPAAIPEGQFIDSRKGAEKLLGSIDIDHSQYKFGHTKVFFKAGLLGQLEEMRDERLSRIITRIQAQARGQLMRLEFKKILERRDALLVIQWNIRAFMGVKNWPWMKLYFKIKPLLQSAETEKEMQTMKEEFGRLKEALEKSEARRKELEEKMVSMLQEKNDLQLQVQAEQDNLTDAEERCDQLIKNKIQLEAKVKELTERLEEEEEMNAELTAKKRKLEDECSELKKDIDDLELTLAKVEKEKHATENKVKNLTEEMASLDETITKLTKEKKALQEAHQQALDDLQAEEDKVNTLTKAKVKLEQQADDLEGSLEQEKKIRMDLERAKRKLEGDLKLTQENIMDLENDKQQLEEKLKKKDFEIHQQNSKMEDEQALALQLQKKLKELQARIEELEEELEAERTGRAKVEKLRSELSRELEELSERLEEAGGATSVQLELNKKREAEFQKMRRDLEEATLQHEATAAALRKKHADGVAELAEQLDNLQRVKQKLEKEKSELKLELDDLTSNMEQLLKAKVAMEKVSRTMEDQAAEHRAKLEETQRVLNDTTTQRAKLQTENGELSRQLDEKEALISQLTRGKQSYTQQLEDLKRQLEEEVKAKNALAHALQSARHDCDLLREQYEEETEAKAELQRALSKANSEVAQWRTKYETDAIQRTEELEEAKKKLAQRLQEAEEAVEAVNAKCSSLEKTKHRLQNEIEDLLVDLERSNAAAAALDKKQRNFDKVLAEWKQKVEEAQAELEASQKEARALSTELFKLRNAYEEALEHLETFKRENKNLQEEISDLTEQLGSSHKSIHELEKVRKQLDAEKLELQAALEEAEASLEHEEGKILRAQLEFNQVKVDHERKLAEKDEEMEQAKRNHLRVVDSLQTSLDAETRSRNEALRLKKKMEGDLNEMEIQLGHANRAAAEAQKQVKNLQGYLKDTQLQLDDVGRINEDLKENMAMVERRNNLLQAELEEVRAVVEQTERTRKLAEQELIEATERVQLLHSQNTSLINQKKKMEGDISQLQAEVEEAIQECRNAEEKAKKAITDAAMMAEELKKEQDTSAHLERMKKNMEQTIKDLQVRLDEAEQLALKGGKKQLQKLETRVRDLEAELEAEQKRNAESVKGLRKSERRVKELSYQTEEDKKNLLRLQDLVDKLQMKVKAYKRQAEEAEEQANTNLTKFRKVQHELDEAEERADMAESQVNKLKAKSRDISTKKLHDEE encoded by the exons atggcGGAGGCGGCGCTGGCGGCGCTGGGCGCGGCCGCCCCGTTCCTGCGCCCGTCGGAGGCGGAGCGCGCGGCGGCGCAGACCCGCCCCTTCGAGCCGCGCGCGGAGTGCTTCGTGCCCCACCCCCGCCACGAGTTCGTGCGCGGCCGCATCACGGAGCGGCGCGGCGCTGACGTCACCGTCCAGACCGAGCTCGGGGAG acGGTGACTGTGAAGGAGGCCGACGTCCAcccccagaacccccccaaGTTCGACAAGATGGAGGACATGGCCATGCTGACCTTCCTCCACGAGCCCGCCGTCCTCTTCAACCTCAAGGAGCGCTACGCGGCCTGGATGATCTAC ACCTACTCTGGTCTCTTCTGCGTGACCGTCAACCCCTACAAGTGGTTGCCCGTCTACAACGCCGAGGTGGTGGCCGCCTACCGGGGCAAGAAGCGGAGCGAAGCTCCCCCCCACATCTTCTCCATATCGGACAACGCCTACCAGAACATGCTGACAG ACCGCGAGAACCAATCCATCCTCATCAC CGGAGAATCCGGCGCGGGGAAGACGGTCAACACCAAGAGGGTCATCCAGTACTTTGCCAGCATCGCCGCCATTGGCGACCGCAAGAAGGAGGCCACCAACAGCAGCAAG ggCACCCTGGAGGACCAGATCATTCAGGCCAACCCGGCGCTGGAGGCCTTCGGCAACGCCAAGACCGTTCGCAACGACAACTCGTCGCGCTTC GGGAAGTTCATCCGGATCCACTTCGGGGCCACCGGGAAGTTGGCGTCAGCTGATATTGAGACCT acCTCCTGGAGAAGTCCCGCGTCATCTTCCAGCTGAAGGCTGAGAGGAACTACCACATCTTCTACCAGATCCTCTCCAACAAGAAGCCGGAGCTTCTGG AGATGCTTCTGATCACCACCAACCCTTACGACTACAGTTACGTCTCCCAAGGAGAGGTGACCGTGGCCTCCATCGATgatgctgaggagctgctggccaCCGAC AGTGCTTTTGATGTCCTGGGCTTCACCGGCGAGGAGAAGGCCGGTGTCTATAAGCTGACGGGCGCCATCATGCACTTCGGCAACATGAAGTTCAAGCAGAAGCAACGGGAGGAGCAGGCCGAGCCGGACGGCACCGAAG ATGCTGACAAGTCGGCCTATCTGATGGGCCTCAACTCAGCCGATCTTCTCAAGGGGTTGTGTCACCCTCGGGTCAAGGTGGGCAACGAGTACGTCACCAAGGGGCAGAACGTGCAGCAG GTGTACTACTCCATCGGAGCCTTGGCCAAGGCGGTCTACGAGAAGATGTTCAACTGGATGGTGGTGAGGATCAACAACTCGCTGGAGACCAAGCAGCCGCGGCAGTACTTCATCGGCGTCCTGGACATCGCCGGCTTCGAGATCTTCGAC TTCAACAGCTTCGAGCAGCTCTGCATCAACTTCACCAACgagaagctgcagcagttcTTCAACCACCACATGTtcgtgctggagcaggaggagtaCAAGAAGGAGGGCATCGAGTGGGAGTTCATCGACTTTGGCATGGACCTGCAGGCCTGCATTGACCTCATCGAGAAG cccaTGGGGATCATGTCCATCTTGGAGGAGGAGTGTATGTTCCCCAAGGCTTCGGACATGACCTTCAAGGCCAAACTCTACGACAACCACTTGGGCAAGTCGGCCAACTTTGGGAAGCCCCGGAACATCAAAGGCAAGACAGAAGCTCACTTCTCATTGGTCCACTACGCCGGCACCGTGGACTACAACATCATCGGCTGGTTGGAGAAGAACAAGGACCCTCTCAACGAGACGGTGGTGGGGCTCTACCAGAAGTCAGGCCTTAAGCTCTTGGCCAGCCTCTTCTCCAACTACGCCGGGACGGACACCG GTGGTGATGGAGGGAAGGGCAAAGGAGCCAAGAAGAAAGGTTCCTCCTTCCAGACCGTGTCTGCTCTGCACCGG GAGAACCTCAACAAGCTGATGACCAACCTCAAGACCACCCACCCCCACTTCGTCCGATGCCTCATCCCCAACGAGCGGAAGGAGCCAG GGGTGATGGACAACCCCTTGGTGATGCACCAGCTCCGCTGCAACGGGGTCTTGGAGGGCATCCGCATCTGCCGCAAGGGCTTCCCCAACCGCATCCTCTACGGGGACTTCCGGCAACG GTATCGCATCTTGAACCCGGCGGCCATCCCTGAAGGCCAGTTCATTGACAGCAGGAAAGGTGCTGAGAAGCTCCTGGGGTCCATCGACATCGACCACAGCCAGTATAAGTTTGGCCACACCAAG GTCTTCTTCAAGGCCgggctgctggggcagctggaggagaTGCGGGACGAGCGTCTCTCCCGCATCATCACCCGCATCCAAGCTCAAGCCCGGGGACAACTCATGCGCCTCGAGTTCAAGAAGATCCTGGAGCGCAG GGACGCCCTGTTGGTGATCCAATGGAACATCCGGGCCTTCATGGGGGTGAAGAACTGGCCGTGGATGAAGCTCTACTTCAAGATCAAGCCCTTGCTGCAGAGCGCTGAGACGGAGAAGGAGATGCAG ACCATGAAGGAGGAGTTTGGGCGGCTGAAGGAAGCCCTGGAGAAGTCAGAAGCGCGGcggaaggagctggaggagaagaTGGTCTCCATGCTGCAGGAGAAGAACGACCTCCAGCTCCAAGTGCAGGCT GAGCAGGACAACCTGACGGATGCCGAGGAACGTTGTGACCAGTTGATCAAGAACAAGATCCAGTTGGAGGCCAAGGTGAAGGAGCTGACGGAgcggctggaggaggaggaggagatgaacGCTGAGCTGACGGCCAAGAAGAGGAAGCTGGAAGACGAGTGCTCTGAGCTGAAGAAGGACATCGATGACCTAGAGTTGACTTTGGCCAAGGTGGAGAAGGAGAAACACGCCACTGAGAACAAG GTCAAGAACCTCACCGAGGAGATGGCCAGCTTGGATGAGACCATCACCAAGCTGACCAAGGAGAAGAAGGCCCTGCAGGAAGCTCACCAGCAGGCGCTGGATGACCTGCAAGCCGAGGAAGACAAAGTCAACACCTTGACCAAGGCCAAAGTGAAGCTGGAACAGCAAGCAGACGAC CTTGAAGGCTCCTTGGAGCAGGAGAAGAAGATCCGGATGGACCTGGAACGTGCCAAGAGGAAGCTGGAAGGCGACTTGAAGCTGACCCAGGAGAACATCATGGACCTGGAGAACGacaaacagcagctggaggagaaacTGAAGAA GAAGGACTTCGAGATCCACCAGCAGAACAGCAAGATGGAGGACGAGCAGGCGCTGGCCCTGCAGCTCcagaagaagctgaaggagctgcag GCGCGCAtcgaggagctggaggaggagctggaggccGAGCGGACGGGCCGGGCCAAGGTGGAGAAGCTGCGCTCGGAGCTGTCccgggagctggaggagctcagcGAGCGCCTGGAGGAGGCCGGTGGAGCCACCTCGGTGCAGCTGGAGCTCAACAAGAAGCGAGAAGCCGAGTTCCAGAAGATGCGCCGGGACCTGGAGGAGGCGACGCTGCAGCACGAGGCCACGGCGGCCGCCCTGCGCAAGAAGCACGCCGACGGCGTGGCCGAGCTGGCCGAGCAGCTGGACAACCTGCAGCGGGTCaagcagaagctggagaaggagaagagcgAGCTcaagctggagctggatgacCTCACCTCCAACATGGAGCAGCTGCTCAAAGCCAAG GTGGCCATGGAGAAGGTCTCCCGCACCATGGAGGACCAGGCAGCCGAGCACCGCGCCAAGCTGGAGGAAACCCAGCGGGTCCTCAACGACACCACCACCCAACGGGCAAAGCTCCAGACTGAGAACG GAGAGCTGAGCCGGCAGCTAGATGAGAAGGAGGCCCTCATCTCCCAGCTGACCAGGGGCAAGCAGTCGTACACCCAGCAGCTGGAGGACCTCaagaggcagctggaggaggaggtgaag GCCAAGAACGCGCTGGCGCACGCCCTGCAGTCGGCCCGGCACGACTGTGACCTCCTGCGGGAGCAGTACGAGGAGGAGACCGAGGCCAAGGCCGAGCTCCAACGCGCCCTCTCCAAGGCCAACTCCGAGGTGGCCCAGTGGAGGACCAAGTATGAGACAGACGCCATCCAGCGCAccgaggagctggaggaggccAA GAAGAAGCTGGCGCAGCGGCTGCAGGAGGCCGAGGAGGCGGTGGAGGCCGTTAACGCCAAGTGCTCCTCCCTGGAGAAGAccaagcacaggctgcagaaCGAGATCGAGGACCTGCTGGTGGACCTGGAGCGCTCGAACGCAGCAGCGGCCGCCCTGGACAAGAAGCAGAGGAACTTCGATAAG GTGCTGGCCGAGTGGAAGCAGAAGGTGGAGGAGGCACAGGCTGAGCTGGAGGCCTCCCAAAAGGAGGCGCGAGCCCTCAGCACTGAGCTCTTCAAGCTGAGGAACGCCTACGAGGAGGCCCTGGAGCACCTGGAGACCTTCAAGAGGGAGAATAAGAACCTTCAAG AGGAGATCTCGGACCTGACGGAGCAACTGGGCTCCAGCCACAAGAGCATCCATGAGCTGGAGAAGGTCCGGAAGCAGTTGGACGCTGAGAAGCTGGAGCTCCAGGCGGCGCTGGAGGAGGCGGAG gccTCGCTGGAGCATGAAGAAGGGAAGATCTTGAGGGCCCAGCTGGAGTTCAACCAGGTCAAGGTGGACCATGAACGCAAGTTGGCTGAGAAGGACGAGGAGATGGAGCAGGCCAAGCGCAACCACCTGCGGGTGGTGGACTCCCTCCAGACCTCCTTGGACGCTGAGACCCGGAGCCGCAACGAGGCCTTGAGGttgaaaaagaagatggaagGTGACCTCAATGAGATGGAGATCCAGCTGGGACACGCCAACCGGGCGGCTGCTGAGGCTCAGAAGCAAGTCAAGAACTTGCAGGGTTACCTCAAG GAcacccagctccagctggaTGATGTGGGGCGGATCAATGAGGACCTGAAGGAGAACATGGCCATGGTGGAGAGGAGGAACAACCTCCTGCAGGCTGAGCTGGAGGAGGTGCGGGCGGTGGTGGAGCAGACCGAGAGGACCCGCAAGTTGGCCGAGCAAGAGCTGATCGAGGCCACCGAGAGGGTCCAGCTCCTCCACTCGCAG AACACCAGCCTCATCAACCAGAAGAAGAAGATGGAAGGGGACATCTCCCAGCTGCAGGCCGAGGTGGAAGAGGCCATCCAGGAGTGCCGCAACGCCGAGGAGAAGGCCAAGAAAGCCATCACTGAC GCAGCCATGATGGCAGAGGAGCTGAAGAAGGAGCAGGACACCAGCGCCCACCTGGAGCGGATGAAGAAGAACATGGAGCAGACCATCAAGGACCTGCAGGTGCGCTTGGACGAGGCTGAGCAGTTGGCTCTCaagggggggaagaagcagctgcagaagctggagaCGCGCGTGCGGGACCTGGAGGCGGAGCTGGAGGCGGAGCAGAAGCGCAACGCCGAGAGCGTCAAAGGGCTGCGCAAGTCCGAGCGGCGCGTCAAGGAGCTCAGCTACCAG acgGAGGAGGACAAGAAGAACCTGCTGCGGCTGCAGGACCTGGTGGACAAGCTGCAGATGAAAGTCAAGGCCTACAAGAGGCAGGCGGAGGAGGCG GAGGAACAAGCCAACACCAACCTGACCAAGTTCCGGAAGGTGCAACATGAGCTGGATGAGGCTGAGGAACGCGCCGACATGGCTGAGTCCCAGGTCAACAAGCTGAAGGCCAAGAGCCGTGACATCAGCACCAAG AAGCTGCATGATGAGGAGTGA
- the CDC42SE1 gene encoding CDC42 small effector protein 1 encodes MSDFWHKLGCCVVEKPQPKKRRRRIDRSMIGEPMNFVHLTHIGSGDMAAGEGLPMTGAVQEMRSKGGRERQWNNSRVL; translated from the exons ATGAGCGACTTCTGGCACAAGCTGGGCTGCTGCGTCGTGGAGAAGCCACAGCCG aagaagaggaggagacgGATCGACCGCTCCATGATTGGAGAACCCATGAACTTCGTCCACCTGACGCACATCGGCTCCGGAGACATGGCTGCGGGTGAAGGCCTGCCCATG ACTGGTGCTGTCCAGGAGATGAGATCCAAGGGTGGACGGGAGCGACAGTGGAACAACTCCCGGGTCTTGTAG
- the MLLT11 gene encoding protein AF1q gives MLDTISSQYDSFIYWRMPIPQLDVAELEGLGLSDVALYKPKGGLGKLLGEQDQARQDISQEEDSLLQFNSFNFWRAPIASISSLDFDLI, from the coding sequence ATGCTGGACACCATCAGCAGCCAGTACGATTCCTTCATCTACTGGAGGATGCCGATCCCCCAGCTGGACGTGGCGGAGCTGGAGGGTCTGGGGCTCAGCGACGTGGCCCTCTACAAACCCAAAGGAGGGCTGGGCAAGCTCCTCGGCGAGCAGGATCAGGCCCGTCAGGACATCTCCCAGGAAGAGGACAGTCTGCTGCAGTTCAACAGCTTTAACTTCTGGAGAGCTCCTATCGCCAGCATTAGCTCCTTAGATTTCGACCTAATTTGA